The Urbifossiella limnaea genome has a window encoding:
- the rsmB gene encoding 16S rRNA (cytosine(967)-C(5))-methyltransferase RsmB has product MTARQAAADILHRSVSRDGFVADLIDDQLARAPLSPQDRRFVTQLVFGVVRRRATLDALVRPFVNRAPSTVDDRLWDVLHLGAFQLAFLTHVPKHAAVNETVSLAAHVGLPQATGFVNGVLRRVADLITDAFTETPGPAALPFDAGAEPRFRVLAVPMLPDPVADPVGYLAAGFSWPKWLATRWHARYGDWEAARLGFWFNAAPPLWVRTNKLRTDRESYRLQLAAAMIDAEPGSHPQSLRFAEHHPVRDLPGYAAGDFAVQDHSSMLVASALNPQPGNRILDLCAAPGGKTTHLAELADNRAKIVACDPDARRLETVTALCQRLGIKGVETVQLKEGGDPPAGPFDAALVDVPCSNTGVLGRRPEVRWRLKPTEFEHLIRLQTKLLIQAVERVKPGGVVVYSTCSIEPDENEGVVAVVVRALRGLTLEAEHHSVPGRPSDGGYWARLRVPRVAPHPRS; this is encoded by the coding sequence TTGACTGCCCGACAGGCCGCGGCCGACATCCTTCACCGCTCCGTCAGCCGCGACGGGTTCGTCGCCGACCTGATCGACGACCAACTCGCCCGCGCCCCGCTGTCGCCGCAGGACCGGCGGTTCGTCACACAGCTGGTGTTCGGCGTCGTCCGCCGCCGGGCCACGCTCGACGCCCTCGTCCGCCCGTTCGTGAACCGCGCGCCGAGCACCGTGGACGACCGTCTGTGGGACGTGCTCCACCTCGGCGCGTTCCAGCTCGCGTTCCTCACGCACGTCCCCAAACACGCTGCGGTGAACGAGACGGTGTCGCTCGCCGCCCACGTCGGGCTGCCGCAGGCGACCGGGTTCGTCAACGGCGTGCTGCGCCGCGTCGCCGACCTGATCACCGACGCCTTCACCGAGACGCCCGGCCCCGCGGCGCTGCCGTTCGACGCGGGCGCGGAGCCACGCTTCCGCGTGCTGGCCGTGCCGATGCTGCCCGACCCCGTTGCCGACCCGGTGGGGTATCTCGCGGCCGGGTTCTCGTGGCCGAAGTGGCTGGCGACGCGGTGGCACGCCCGGTACGGCGACTGGGAGGCGGCCCGGCTCGGGTTCTGGTTCAACGCCGCGCCGCCGCTGTGGGTGCGCACGAACAAGCTCCGCACCGACCGCGAGAGCTACCGCCTGCAACTCGCCGCCGCGATGATCGACGCCGAGCCCGGGTCGCACCCGCAGTCGCTGCGGTTCGCCGAGCACCACCCGGTGCGCGACCTGCCCGGCTACGCCGCCGGCGACTTCGCGGTGCAGGACCACTCGTCGATGCTGGTGGCGTCGGCGCTGAACCCGCAGCCGGGGAACCGCATCCTCGACCTGTGCGCCGCCCCCGGCGGGAAGACGACGCACCTCGCCGAGCTGGCCGACAACCGCGCGAAGATCGTCGCCTGCGACCCGGACGCCCGCCGCCTCGAAACGGTGACCGCGCTGTGTCAGCGGCTCGGCATCAAGGGCGTCGAGACGGTGCAGTTGAAGGAGGGAGGCGACCCGCCCGCGGGGCCGTTCGACGCGGCGCTGGTGGACGTGCCGTGCAGCAACACCGGCGTGCTGGGCCGCCGCCCCGAGGTGCGGTGGCGGCTGAAGCCGACCGAGTTCGAGCACCTGATCCGGCTGCAGACGAAGCTGCTGATCCAGGCGGTGGAGCGGGTGAAGCCGGGCGGCGTGGTGGTGTACTCGACGTGCAGCATCGAGCCGGACGAGAACGAGGGCGTGGTGGCCGTCGTGGTCCGAGCGCTCCGCGGGCTGACGCTGGAGGCGGAGCACCACTCCGTACCCGGCCGCCCGTCCGACGGCGGCTACTGGGCGCGGCTGCGCGTGCCGCGCGTCGCACCCCACCCGCGGTCGTAG
- the fmt gene encoding methionyl-tRNA formyltransferase: MRLLMMGTGTFAEPTFEALLAAFPGEVVGLVTQPERDGGNKRGSTRQTGKGMAAIAAAAGLPVVQPESINTPEGLAAYRDLRPELVVVAAYGQILSKDVIATPTVGIINVHASLLPKFRGAAPVAYAILSGEARTGVTIIKVTPGLDSGDMILQEATDIFPDDTTGTLEARLAGLGARLAVEAVRKYRAGGPVEGAKQDAALVTKAPKIKKEFGLIDWSKPAAEVERHVRAMQPWPTAYTFLHRPGKEPMRVIVSRIGEGCSVPPERVAEIGAAIDFVGGGLGVKCGNPDDLFVLPVLELQPAGKKRMTAAEFLRGHPIVPGMRFGPEVLS; the protein is encoded by the coding sequence ATGCGTCTCCTGATGATGGGCACCGGCACGTTCGCCGAGCCGACGTTCGAGGCGCTGCTCGCGGCGTTCCCGGGCGAGGTGGTCGGCCTCGTCACGCAGCCGGAGCGCGACGGCGGCAACAAGCGCGGCAGCACCCGCCAGACGGGGAAGGGGATGGCCGCCATCGCCGCCGCGGCCGGGTTGCCGGTCGTGCAGCCGGAGAGCATCAACACGCCGGAGGGGCTGGCGGCGTACCGCGACCTACGGCCCGAGCTGGTCGTCGTCGCCGCCTACGGGCAAATCCTGTCGAAGGACGTGATCGCAACGCCGACCGTCGGCATCATCAACGTCCACGCCTCGCTGCTGCCCAAATTCCGCGGCGCGGCCCCGGTTGCGTATGCCATCCTGAGCGGCGAGGCGCGGACGGGCGTGACGATCATCAAGGTCACCCCCGGGCTCGACAGTGGCGACATGATCCTTCAGGAGGCGACCGACATCTTTCCCGACGACACTACCGGCACGCTCGAAGCGCGCCTCGCGGGGCTGGGGGCGCGGCTGGCGGTGGAGGCGGTGCGGAAGTACCGCGCCGGCGGCCCCGTCGAGGGGGCGAAGCAGGACGCCGCGCTGGTCACGAAGGCGCCGAAGATCAAGAAGGAGTTCGGCCTGATCGACTGGTCGAAGCCCGCCGCGGAGGTCGAGCGGCACGTCCGGGCGATGCAGCCGTGGCCGACGGCGTACACGTTCCTCCATCGCCCCGGCAAGGAGCCGATGCGGGTGATCGTGAGTCGAATAGGGGAGGGCTGCTCGGTTCCACCCGAACGGGTGGCAGAGATCGGAGCGGCAATCGATTTCGTGGGCGGCGGGCTGGGTGTGAAGTGTGGCAACCCCGATGACCTGTTCGTGCTGCCCGTTCTGGAACTCCAGCCCGCCGGGAAGAAGCGGATGACCGCGGCCGAGTTCCTCCGCGGCCACCCGATCGTGCCCGGGATGCGGTTCGGGCCGGAGGTGCTGTCTTGA
- the def gene encoding peptide deformylase gives MKIVKYPHPALRAVARPVTAIDKDVQLAAGAMLDLMYTAAGLGLAAPQVTLDFQLIVMNFEGDPAVKEAEFVAINPVIVESKGTLNDREGCLSFPGLYQNVRRAKSVKVQAYNLKGELYEMTCSDLPARVWQHEIDHLKGELFIDKMGPLGKLGSKRDIEKFLADFEKDKKKGELPADLAPKL, from the coding sequence ATGAAGATCGTCAAGTACCCGCACCCCGCGCTCCGGGCGGTCGCCCGGCCGGTGACCGCCATCGACAAGGACGTGCAGCTCGCCGCCGGCGCCATGCTCGACCTGATGTACACCGCCGCCGGCCTCGGCCTCGCCGCCCCGCAGGTCACACTCGACTTCCAGCTCATCGTCATGAACTTCGAGGGCGACCCGGCCGTGAAGGAGGCCGAGTTCGTCGCCATCAACCCGGTGATCGTGGAGAGCAAGGGCACCCTGAACGACCGCGAGGGGTGCCTGAGCTTCCCCGGGTTGTACCAGAACGTGCGGCGGGCCAAGAGCGTGAAGGTGCAGGCGTACAACCTGAAGGGCGAGCTGTACGAGATGACGTGCAGCGACCTGCCGGCCCGGGTGTGGCAGCACGAGATCGACCACCTGAAGGGCGAGCTGTTCATCGACAAGATGGGCCCGCTCGGGAAGCTCGGCAGCAAGCGCGACATCGAGAAGTTCCTCGCCGACTTCGAGAAGGACAAGAAGAAGGGCGAGCTGCCGGCGGACCTGGCGCCGAAGCTGTGA
- a CDS encoding DUF1328 domain-containing protein produces MGLLKWALIFLVLAGLSALFGFGGMAEGFADVAKVLFGIFLLLVVVFAVLGVTAYKAVT; encoded by the coding sequence ATGGGCTTGCTGAAGTGGGCGTTGATCTTCCTGGTCCTGGCCGGCCTGTCGGCCCTGTTCGGCTTCGGCGGCATGGCCGAGGGCTTCGCCGACGTCGCCAAGGTGCTGTTCGGCATCTTCCTCCTGCTGGTCGTGGTGTTCGCCGTGCTGGGGGTCACGGCGTACAAGGCGGTGACGTAG
- a CDS encoding ParB N-terminal domain-containing protein: protein MSSPTRQVDPADLRLPPTRAGGADPLKLHQQIRKYGAATDGMPPLFVYEDPDGLLEIIDGVTRATRAAKLAPGTPVPVVVIGRYRRSRAGSPTVRDRL, encoded by the coding sequence ATGAGTTCGCCCACCCGCCAGGTCGATCCGGCCGACCTGCGGCTGCCGCCGACTCGGGCGGGTGGGGCCGACCCACTCAAGCTTCACCAGCAGATTCGGAAGTACGGAGCGGCCACCGACGGGATGCCACCGCTGTTCGTCTACGAAGACCCGGACGGCCTGCTGGAGATCATCGACGGCGTGACCCGCGCGACCCGCGCCGCCAAGCTGGCCCCGGGCACGCCCGTTCCCGTTGTGGTGATCGGCCGCTACCGCCGGAGCCGGGCCGGCTCACCGACCGTGAGGGACCGCCTGTGA
- a CDS encoding sialidase family protein — protein sequence MSRALLLALLGTAAAAVAADPPPAQLDLFESRTGGYALYRIPGVVVTAKGSVLVYCEARKSERGDWGHIDLLVRRSADRGKTFDPPAPLPTAPGPHRRNPLAEKQKLGKEGEVTYNNPVMIADRDGSVHLLFCVEYMRCFYSRSTDDGRTWAAPREITSAFDAFRPEYAWQVLATGPGHGIQLKSGRLVVPVWLSLGTGGHAHRPSVTTTVVSDDGGATWTRGDIAVPNTAEWVNPNEATVAEMPDGRVMLNARTESKANRRVVTVSPDGATKWSPPAFDAALPEPICFGSLLSLPGPRPLLVFSNPDTLEKTGGKAVPGQGRDRKNVSLRVSADAGKTWGKAKVVEPGWSAYSDLAPAPDGGAYLFYERARTEGATELRYGRLTLAHLPAAWLRPD from the coding sequence ATGTCCCGTGCGCTCCTCCTTGCCCTCCTCGGCACGGCCGCGGCCGCCGTCGCCGCCGACCCGCCGCCGGCGCAGCTCGACCTGTTCGAGTCGCGCACCGGCGGGTACGCGCTCTACCGCATCCCCGGCGTCGTCGTCACCGCGAAGGGGAGCGTCCTCGTGTACTGCGAGGCCCGCAAGTCGGAGCGCGGCGACTGGGGGCACATCGACCTGCTCGTGCGGCGCTCCGCCGACCGCGGTAAGACGTTCGACCCGCCGGCGCCGTTGCCGACCGCCCCCGGCCCGCACCGCCGCAACCCGCTCGCCGAGAAGCAGAAGCTCGGGAAGGAAGGCGAGGTGACGTACAACAACCCCGTCATGATCGCCGACCGCGACGGCAGCGTTCACCTGCTGTTCTGCGTCGAGTACATGCGATGCTTCTACAGCCGCAGCACCGACGACGGCCGTACCTGGGCCGCCCCGCGCGAGATCACCTCGGCCTTCGACGCCTTCCGCCCCGAGTACGCCTGGCAGGTACTCGCCACCGGCCCCGGCCACGGCATCCAGCTCAAGAGCGGCCGGCTCGTCGTCCCCGTGTGGCTGTCGCTCGGCACCGGCGGCCACGCCCACCGGCCGTCCGTGACCACAACCGTCGTCAGCGACGACGGCGGCGCCACCTGGACGCGCGGCGACATCGCCGTCCCCAACACGGCGGAGTGGGTGAACCCGAACGAGGCGACGGTGGCCGAGATGCCCGACGGCCGCGTGATGCTGAACGCCCGCACCGAGTCGAAGGCGAACCGCCGCGTCGTGACCGTCAGCCCCGACGGGGCGACGAAGTGGAGCCCCCCGGCGTTCGACGCGGCGCTGCCGGAGCCGATCTGCTTCGGCAGCCTGCTGAGCCTCCCCGGCCCGCGGCCGCTGCTGGTGTTCAGCAACCCCGACACGCTGGAGAAGACCGGCGGCAAGGCCGTACCCGGGCAGGGGCGCGACCGCAAGAACGTGAGCCTGCGCGTGAGTGCCGACGCCGGCAAGACGTGGGGCAAGGCAAAGGTCGTGGAGCCGGGTTGGAGCGCCTACTCGGACCTGGCGCCGGCCCCCGACGGCGGGGCGTATCTCTTCTACGAACGTGCCCGAACTGAAGGGGCGACCGAGCTTCGCTACGGCCGGCTGACGCTGGCCCACCTCCCCGCCGCGTGGCTACGGCCGGACTGA
- a CDS encoding NAD(+)/NADH kinase, translated as MTDLATAARRAAADPDDPAAVGAVLAAARALCAARGWDADELAAAAQVEPPPDAVPVPAVLSARRIALYAGYFDPPTRFHRDGADRLRAGGFAEVVLRPDFPRPDRPEAEHAASIHRAVMTDLAFADAPGVTIDLDDLDDQRFTPHAALERKYAARGEVWHVVSDEFVAGGAEGTSVVQTRWEDGARMWQQSRFVVYHPPGSPPAAADLPPHHQLLEIDGHMPTADVRAMVFNGGADAIEGFVCPSVAEYIRRHGLFTSAIPRGEVRTRFDRPRLLIVCGPQKEAQDRAAAFRHLEDPDPNLILVVGGDGTMLHAIRQHWRLRRPFLGLNAGHLGHLMNEIVSADLHGAEFVLHRMPMLRVDYVTDDGVEGRGLGFNDAWVERDSGQGAWLRVDVDGETRLKKVVCDGLLMATPSGSSAYARAMGGTPVPLSSPVLTLAGSNVFHPRFWKPLALPDDTVVKMTSTGDPGKRPVRGFLDGLPLGRVTAMEVRVSQVAAVELAFTPAFDLSARLLRSLFPPDEGY; from the coding sequence ATGACCGACCTCGCCACCGCCGCCCGCCGCGCCGCCGCCGACCCCGACGACCCCGCCGCCGTCGGCGCCGTCCTCGCCGCCGCGCGGGCACTCTGCGCCGCCCGCGGGTGGGACGCCGACGAACTCGCCGCCGCGGCCCAGGTCGAACCGCCGCCCGACGCCGTACCAGTTCCCGCGGTCCTCTCGGCCCGCCGCATCGCCCTGTACGCCGGCTACTTCGACCCGCCCACCCGCTTTCACCGCGACGGCGCCGACCGCCTCCGCGCCGGCGGCTTCGCCGAGGTGGTGCTCCGCCCGGACTTCCCACGCCCCGACCGGCCCGAGGCCGAACACGCGGCGTCCATCCACCGCGCCGTGATGACCGACCTGGCGTTCGCCGACGCCCCCGGCGTCACCATCGACCTGGACGACCTCGACGACCAGCGGTTCACCCCGCACGCCGCGCTGGAGCGGAAGTACGCCGCCCGCGGCGAGGTGTGGCACGTCGTGTCCGACGAGTTCGTCGCCGGCGGGGCCGAGGGTACGTCGGTGGTGCAGACGCGCTGGGAGGACGGCGCGCGGATGTGGCAGCAGTCGCGGTTCGTCGTGTACCACCCGCCGGGCTCGCCGCCCGCCGCCGCCGACCTGCCGCCGCACCATCAGTTGCTCGAAATCGACGGCCACATGCCCACCGCAGATGTGCGGGCGATGGTGTTCAACGGCGGGGCCGACGCCATCGAGGGGTTCGTCTGCCCCTCCGTCGCCGAGTACATCCGCCGGCACGGGCTGTTCACCAGCGCCATCCCGCGCGGCGAGGTGCGCACCCGCTTCGACCGCCCGCGGCTCCTGATCGTCTGCGGCCCGCAGAAGGAGGCCCAGGACCGCGCCGCCGCCTTCCGCCACCTCGAAGACCCGGACCCGAACCTCATCCTGGTCGTCGGCGGCGACGGCACGATGCTCCACGCCATCCGGCAGCACTGGCGGCTGCGGCGGCCGTTCCTCGGGCTCAACGCCGGCCACCTCGGCCACCTCATGAACGAGATCGTCTCCGCTGACCTCCACGGCGCCGAGTTCGTCCTCCACCGCATGCCGATGCTCCGCGTCGATTACGTGACCGACGACGGCGTGGAGGGCCGCGGGCTGGGCTTCAACGACGCCTGGGTCGAGCGCGACAGCGGCCAGGGGGCGTGGCTCCGCGTCGACGTGGACGGCGAGACGCGGCTCAAGAAAGTGGTGTGCGATGGCCTGCTGATGGCGACGCCGTCCGGGTCCAGCGCCTACGCCCGCGCCATGGGCGGCACGCCGGTGCCGCTCAGTTCGCCCGTGCTCACCCTGGCCGGGTCGAACGTCTTCCACCCGCGGTTCTGGAAGCCGCTGGCCCTGCCCGACGACACCGTCGTGAAGATGACCAGCACCGGCGACCCCGGCAAGCGGCCCGTCCGCGGGTTCCTCGACGGTCTGCCGCTCGGTCGCGTCACGGCGATGGAGGTGCGCGTCAGTCAGGTTGCGGCCGTTGAGCTGGCGTTCACCCCGGCGTTCGACCTGTCCGCCCGGCTGTTGCGGTCGCTGTTCCCGCCCGACGAAGGGTACTGA
- a CDS encoding HlyD family efflux transporter periplasmic adaptor subunit — MVRRDARAWVTLLVVLVAFAAGGAVVYYLFLPAPVVQPHSGRTDGPAPTRVAALGRIQPAGGVVPVYGPPGDRLSEMRPLAPGDKLKAGDAIAVLASRDIRAAEVKVAEVQLAEAKAAVAAATEAGAKKIAAAKAEIASAQAGEKADLAALDAKASLVVKQRDAAARQLARIADARAAGARIADEDLDKVRLLIDQADAELTATTAAREKAAATYAGSRTAAEARVKAAEAELAEAEARAPVKSGEEKLTVARKALELATLTAPVDGVVLRVAGRAGQPTGAGEPVLQMAALGDMVVVAEVYESDVDRLSEWVKAGPVPVEITHPALPRPLKGVLKSESDVARMIARNQVFPLGPREDADRRVVEVTARLDAGSAPVAARFVGLQVTAAFAPAR, encoded by the coding sequence GTGGTCCGCCGCGATGCCCGCGCGTGGGTGACCCTGCTGGTGGTCCTGGTCGCCTTCGCGGCGGGTGGCGCCGTCGTCTACTACCTTTTCCTCCCAGCCCCCGTCGTACAGCCCCACTCCGGGCGCACCGACGGCCCGGCGCCGACCCGCGTCGCGGCGCTGGGCCGCATCCAGCCGGCGGGCGGCGTGGTTCCCGTATACGGCCCGCCGGGCGACCGCCTCTCCGAGATGAGGCCGCTCGCCCCCGGCGACAAGTTGAAGGCCGGCGACGCGATCGCGGTGCTGGCCAGTCGCGACATCCGGGCCGCCGAAGTGAAGGTGGCCGAGGTGCAGCTGGCCGAGGCGAAGGCGGCCGTCGCCGCGGCGACGGAGGCGGGGGCGAAGAAGATCGCTGCCGCGAAGGCGGAGATCGCTTCCGCGCAGGCCGGCGAGAAGGCCGACCTGGCAGCGCTGGACGCGAAAGCCAGTCTGGTGGTCAAGCAGCGCGACGCCGCCGCCCGGCAACTGGCCCGTATCGCCGACGCCCGCGCCGCCGGCGCCCGCATCGCCGACGAGGACCTCGACAAGGTTCGGCTGCTGATCGACCAGGCCGACGCCGAGCTGACCGCGACGACGGCGGCGCGGGAGAAGGCGGCGGCGACCTACGCCGGCAGCCGCACCGCCGCCGAAGCGCGGGTCAAGGCCGCGGAGGCGGAACTGGCCGAAGCGGAGGCCCGCGCCCCGGTGAAGTCCGGCGAGGAGAAGCTGACCGTCGCCCGCAAGGCACTCGAACTGGCGACGCTGACGGCTCCGGTCGATGGCGTGGTGCTCCGCGTCGCAGGGCGGGCCGGCCAGCCGACCGGGGCCGGCGAGCCGGTGTTGCAGATGGCGGCGCTCGGCGACATGGTCGTGGTCGCAGAAGTGTACGAGTCCGACGTGGACCGCCTGAGCGAGTGGGTGAAGGCCGGGCCGGTCCCGGTCGAGATCACACACCCGGCGCTGCCGAGGCCGCTGAAGGGCGTGCTGAAGTCGGAGTCGGACGTGGCCCGCATGATCGCCCGCAACCAGGTCTTCCCGCTCGGCCCGCGCGAGGACGCCGACCGCCGCGTGGTCGAGGTCACGGCCCGGCTCGACGCCGGGAGCGCGCCGGTCGCGGCTCGGTTCGTGGGCTTGCAAGTGACGGCTGCGTTCGCCCCGGCGCGCTGA
- a CDS encoding DUF3307 domain-containing protein — protein sequence MLFFLLAGHALMDYSLQNDAMAACKCRRTTNPLQQAVPWYYWLSAHALLHGAAVGVIVRWSGAQYEVAVMFGFAETILHWFIDLGKCEKLYSIHIDQGLHVLCKVAWWALFAGGVVSYGAV from the coding sequence ATGCTGTTCTTCCTGCTCGCCGGCCACGCCCTGATGGATTACTCGCTTCAGAACGACGCGATGGCGGCGTGCAAGTGTCGGCGGACGACCAACCCGCTCCAGCAAGCCGTTCCCTGGTACTACTGGCTGTCGGCGCACGCCTTGCTGCACGGGGCAGCCGTTGGTGTGATCGTCCGGTGGTCCGGCGCCCAGTACGAAGTCGCCGTCATGTTCGGGTTCGCCGAGACGATCCTCCACTGGTTCATCGACCTGGGGAAGTGTGAGAAGCTGTACAGCATCCACATCGACCAGGGGCTGCACGTGCTGTGCAAGGTGGCGTGGTGGGCGCTGTTCGCCGGCGGCGTGGTGTCCTACGGGGCCGTGTAG
- a CDS encoding PQQ-binding-like beta-propeller repeat protein, translating into MTRRSLALLAVPLLLAADWPTFLGPTQDGVSPETGIIRPWPKDGLKKLWECPLGVGYAPPVVAGGKLYHFDRHADACRLTCREATTGKQLWSYEYPTAYEDFYGYDPGPRACPVVDGDRVYVLGPEGILACVSAADGKERWKLDTRAKYRFHQNFFGVGSVPVVEGDTLIVAVGGSPKGPRPVDLRDATPDGSAVVGLDKLSGAERYRAGDELASYSSPVVRTIDGKRTGLYFARGGLFAFDPQTGAKRFTFRWRAKSEESVNAANPLVVGDRILLTECYGPGAALLEAKNGGVKAVWTDDDKDRFEKSLLSHWSTPIHAGGFVYGSSGRHDNDADVRCVELATGDVKWTLRRASRCTFTAVDGHLVGLGEFGELFLFRPNPARYEEVSRYRLQELSYPCWAPPVVSDGRMYVRGKEKLVCLELVGKK; encoded by the coding sequence ATGACCCGCCGTTCCCTCGCGCTGCTCGCCGTCCCGCTGCTCCTCGCCGCCGACTGGCCCACCTTCCTCGGCCCCACGCAGGACGGCGTCAGCCCCGAAACCGGCATCATCCGCCCGTGGCCCAAGGACGGCTTGAAGAAGCTGTGGGAGTGCCCCCTCGGCGTCGGCTACGCCCCGCCCGTCGTCGCCGGCGGCAAACTCTACCACTTCGACCGCCACGCCGACGCCTGCCGGCTCACCTGCCGCGAGGCCACCACCGGCAAACAGCTGTGGAGCTACGAGTACCCCACCGCCTACGAGGACTTCTACGGCTACGACCCCGGCCCCCGCGCCTGCCCGGTCGTGGACGGCGACCGCGTCTACGTCCTCGGCCCGGAGGGCATCCTGGCGTGCGTCTCGGCCGCCGACGGCAAGGAGCGCTGGAAGCTGGACACCCGCGCGAAGTACCGCTTCCACCAGAACTTCTTCGGGGTGGGGAGCGTTCCCGTGGTCGAAGGGGACACCCTCATCGTCGCCGTCGGCGGCAGCCCGAAGGGGCCGCGGCCGGTGGACCTGCGCGACGCCACGCCCGACGGCTCCGCGGTGGTCGGCCTCGACAAGCTCAGCGGCGCCGAGCGGTACCGGGCCGGCGACGAGCTGGCGAGCTACAGCAGCCCGGTCGTGCGCACGATCGACGGCAAGCGAACGGGCCTCTACTTCGCCCGCGGCGGGCTGTTCGCCTTCGACCCGCAGACGGGGGCGAAGCGCTTCACGTTCCGCTGGCGGGCGAAGAGCGAGGAGAGCGTGAACGCCGCGAACCCGCTCGTGGTCGGCGACCGCATCCTGCTGACGGAGTGCTACGGCCCCGGGGCGGCGCTCCTGGAGGCAAAGAACGGCGGCGTGAAGGCCGTTTGGACCGACGACGACAAGGACCGATTTGAGAAGTCGCTGCTGTCGCACTGGAGTACCCCGATTCACGCCGGCGGCTTCGTGTACGGCAGCAGCGGCCGGCACGACAACGACGCCGACGTGCGCTGCGTCGAGCTGGCGACGGGCGACGTGAAGTGGACACTGCGGCGGGCGTCGCGCTGCACGTTCACGGCGGTGGACGGGCACCTGGTGGGGCTCGGCGAGTTCGGCGAGCTGTTCCTCTTCAGGCCGAACCCGGCCCGGTACGAGGAGGTGAGCCGCTACCGGCTCCAAGAGCTGAGCTACCCGTGCTGGGCGCCGCCGGTGGTGAGTGACGGGCGGATGTACGTACGCGGCAAGGAAAAACTGGTTTGCCTGGAGTTGGTCGGCAAGAAGTGA
- a CDS encoding AAA family ATPase codes for MALRAEPVTDLTDDDLDAAEHLRTAADRLVAECGKVIVGQAEVLEQLLIAVLSRGHALLVGVPGLAKTLMIRTLADGMAMSFNRVQFTPDLMPSDITGTEMLQEDKATGGRAFRFLHGPIFANLVLADEINRTPPKTQAALLEAMQEKQVTVAGQRHPLPNPFFVLATQNPIEQEGTYPLPEAQQDRFMFTIHVGYPSEDDEFRVIESTTSAAAPRVERVVDADEVLRMQELVRRVPAAGYVIRYALKLVRLTRPAGQNGESPDADVPDFVKKYVTWGAGPRAGQNLILAAKARALLKGRPYVALEDVKAVALPVLRHRVITNYNAEADRVTPDEIVRKLLALVPRDGEQ; via the coding sequence GTGGCACTCCGAGCCGAGCCGGTGACCGACCTGACCGATGACGACCTGGACGCCGCCGAGCACCTCCGCACCGCCGCCGACCGCCTCGTCGCCGAGTGCGGCAAGGTGATCGTCGGCCAGGCCGAAGTGCTCGAACAGCTGCTCATCGCCGTCCTGTCGCGCGGCCACGCCCTCCTCGTCGGCGTGCCCGGCCTCGCCAAGACGCTGATGATCCGCACCCTGGCCGACGGCATGGCCATGTCCTTCAACCGCGTCCAGTTCACGCCCGACCTGATGCCGTCGGACATCACCGGCACCGAGATGCTGCAAGAGGACAAGGCCACCGGCGGGCGGGCGTTCCGCTTCCTCCACGGGCCGATCTTTGCCAACCTGGTGCTGGCCGACGAGATCAACCGCACCCCGCCGAAGACGCAGGCCGCGCTCCTCGAAGCGATGCAGGAGAAGCAAGTCACCGTCGCCGGCCAGCGGCACCCGCTGCCGAACCCGTTCTTCGTGCTGGCGACGCAGAACCCGATCGAGCAGGAGGGGACGTACCCGCTGCCGGAGGCGCAGCAGGACCGGTTCATGTTCACCATCCACGTCGGTTACCCGTCGGAGGACGACGAGTTCCGGGTGATCGAGAGCACCACGTCGGCGGCGGCCCCGCGGGTGGAGCGGGTGGTGGACGCGGACGAGGTACTGCGGATGCAGGAGCTGGTGCGGCGCGTCCCCGCGGCCGGGTACGTGATCCGCTACGCCCTGAAGCTGGTCCGCTTGACGCGGCCGGCCGGCCAGAACGGCGAGTCGCCCGACGCGGACGTGCCGGACTTCGTGAAGAAGTACGTGACGTGGGGCGCCGGCCCCCGCGCGGGTCAGAACCTGATCCTGGCGGCGAAGGCGCGGGCGCTCTTGAAGGGCCGCCCCTACGTGGCGTTGGAGGACGTGAAGGCGGTGGCACTACCGGTGCTGCGGCACCGCGTCATCACCAACTACAACGCCGAGGCCGACCGCGTGACGCCGGACGAGATCGTGCGGAAGCTGCTGGCGCTCGTGCCCCGCGACGGGGAGCAGTAG